A region of Numenius arquata chromosome 25, bNumArq3.hap1.1, whole genome shotgun sequence DNA encodes the following proteins:
- the LOC141475600 gene encoding uncharacterized protein KIAA1958-like, translated as MGGSQKPDRQKLELLAQKVWTENAGGGGCSEAGSLHTDLSSLVTWAHTHGTICSHIPALEILQNTGHPSKDNSVLWICGVGHAYHWQCGKLYFRSREDNKGVEKKKRFMSSEASSREAGLDGKRFRMTPSFERAKADAVTTGSSRRSPGVLQQKDNTIYGTYTEPSPRENGENSKSMRLCFAAEQHFSVSGGEGKPDRPKVKLESSEDPQIISDEEQSISDEDDHGDGINQSVLSESPVKAVAAEADLHVHRSQKMAFNKPTAIQTSGFAPPGEPPPTLACILKSPLSSQESLESGFLWVGPLNPAGSITETSRARNSSASATPKEHLKSAPVSNSKAKVQHESPASVTFFELEATVDIQQQLQLSPPEHGTAGTGFSGNVSKTPVEGSEPSGSGHTLPLSAFLSPESSIPAAHKAVVYLLDGLEKKRKRNRGDIKIFKDWLVLHCPSETREIHNLPPEDLDNYLASFYSSAKRRNGTEFSASSLHFYQSSIERYLRDHGYEYSVAKGLEFRASQKALKLKQQHLSQREREEEWSILESLTDEDMERLRKKGILSKMHPQGFLYLLFTNAIRGFGASTHSRSPSLYWGQLVLREEGELEFLEWRQEPGAGEGPPGPRIFARPQSPESCPVAHYKEYAKRRPLDMLHDYDPLYLAPKPLCSLWDQTWYSRKALTKAKMEKIMKAIIQQVKEPMKKPKE; from the exons ACCGAGAATGCCGGTGGCGGAGGCTGCAGCGAGGCCGGTTCCCTTCATACGGATCTCTCCAGCCTGGTGACCTGGGCACACACTCACGGGACCATATGCAGTCACATCCCGGCCTTGGAAATCCTGCAGAACACAGGCCACCCCAGCAAGGACAATTCCGTCCTGTGGATATGCGGGGTTGGACATGCCTATCACTGGCAGTGTGGGAAGCTGTACTTCAGAAGCAGAGAAGACAATAAAggtgtagaaaagaaaaagaggttcaTGTCTTCTGAGGCCTCATCAAGAGAAGCTGGTTTAGATGGAAAGAGGTTCAGGATGACCCCGTCTTTTGAGAGGGCCAAAGCAGATGCTGTTACCACAGGGTCATCTCGGAGATCTCCAGGGGTCCTTCAGCAGAAAGACAACACGATCTACGGAACATATACTGAGCCATCACccagagaaaatggagaaaacagcAAATCCATGAGATTATGCTTTGCAGCAGAGCAGCATTTCTCAGTGTCTGGTGGTGAAGGCAAACCTGACAGACCAAAGGTGAAGCTGGAAAGCAGCGAAGATCCACAGATCATCTCTGATGAAGAGCAGAGCATTTCGGATGAAGACGACCATGGAGACGGGATCAATCAGAGTGTTCTATCAGAATCACCGGTTAAAGCTGTAGCCGCTGAGGCAGATTTGCATGTGCACCGCAGTCAGAAGATGGCATTTAACAAGCCGACAGCCATCCAAACGTCTGGCTTTGCCCCCCCAGGGGAGCCCCCTCCTACTCTTGCCTGCATCCTGAAATCCCCCCTCAGCAGCCAAGAGAGCCTGGAGAGCGGCTTCTTGTGGGTGGGTCCTCTGAATCCTGCCGGGTCCATAACCGAAACTTCCAGAGCAAGAAACTCCTCTGCCTCAGCAACACCAAAGGAACATTTAAAATCTGCTCCTGTCTCCAACAGCAAAGCAAAGGTCCAACATGAGTCACCCGCCTCTGTGACATTCTTTGAGTTAGAAGCCACCGTAGacatccagcagcagctccagctgagccCTCCTGAGCACGGCACAGCAGGAACCGGCTTCAGTGGGAACGTCTCCAAAACCCCTGTTGAGGGGAGCGAACCATCGGGATCTGGGCACACACTTCCCCTTTCAGCCTTCCTGAGCCCCGAGAGCAGCA TTCCTGCTGCCCACAAAGCTGTGGTTTATCTTTTAGACGggttggagaagaagagaaaacgTAACAGGGGTGATATCAAGATTTTCAAAGACTGGCTGGTTTTGCATTGCCCCTCGGAAACACGCGAGATCCATAACCTGCCCCCCGAAGACCTGGATAATTACCTGGCCTCGTTCTACAGCTCTGCCAAGCGACGGAACGGCACCGAGTTCTCCGCCAGTTCCCTGCACTTCTACCAGAGCAGCATCGAGAGGTACCTGAGGGATCACGGCTACGAGTACAGCGTGGCTAAAGGGCTGGAATTCCGAGCCTCACAGAAGGCCTTGAAACTAAAGCAGCAGCATCTgtcccagagagagagagaggaggagtggAGCATTTTGGAGAGTCTGACAGATGAAGACATGGAAAGGCTTCGTAAGAAGGGAATCTTGAGTAAGATGCACCCACAGGGCTTCCTGTACCTCCTGTTCACCAACGCCATCAGGGGCTTCGGGGCGAGCACCCACAGCAGGAGCCCCAGTCTGTACTGGGGACAGCTGGtgctgagggaggagggggagctggAGTTCCTGGAGTGGAGGCAGGAGCCGGGGGCAGGCGAGGGGCCACCGGGGCCCCGAATCTTCGCCAGGCCCCAGAGCCCCGAGAGCTGCCCGGTGGCCCATTACAAGGAGTACGCCAAGAGGCGGCCCCTGGACATGCTCCACGACTACGACCCGCTCTACCTCGCCCCCAAGCCCCTCTGCTCCCTTTGGGACCAGACCTGGTACAGCAGGAAGGCTCTCACCAAGGCCAAAATGGAAAAGATCATGAAAGCTATTATCCAGCAAGTCAAAGAGCCCATGAAGAAGCCCAAGGAATAA